A stretch of the uncultured Desulfobacter sp. genome encodes the following:
- a CDS encoding aspartate aminotransferase family protein — protein sequence MSIELTQDHVFQTYARQGRPFVKGEGAKLYDDQGNEYTDFLAGIAVCNLGHCHPDITAAITAQAGTLVHVSNLFYTMPQAELAKSLTEKSFADRVFFANSGAEANEGAIKLVRRFFQAKGETDRFKIITMQQSFHGRTMATLSATGQDKIKKGFYPLLEGFVHVPFNDIDALKSALDDTVCAVMMEPVQGEGGVIPSDPEYLKSVRQLCTDTGTLLIFDEIQTGMGRCGTLFAHESYGVTPDIMTLAKALANGVPIGAMLATESAASGFEVGSHGSTFGGTPLATAAALEVVRLISEKNFLASVCEKSAYFFGQLNSLKEKHKKVVDVRGKGLLIGMELDVSKGKTASEYMSECFKKGFIINAIQDRILRFAPPLIIGNAEINQLVAVLDSLLAGED from the coding sequence ATGAGCATTGAACTTACCCAGGATCATGTGTTTCAGACCTATGCGCGGCAGGGTCGGCCCTTTGTCAAAGGAGAGGGCGCTAAACTTTATGATGATCAGGGCAATGAATATACCGATTTTCTGGCCGGCATTGCCGTATGCAATTTGGGGCATTGCCATCCGGATATCACCGCAGCCATTACTGCCCAGGCCGGAACGCTGGTACATGTCTCCAATCTGTTTTATACAATGCCCCAGGCCGAGCTTGCAAAAAGTTTGACGGAAAAATCCTTTGCGGACCGCGTGTTTTTTGCCAACTCAGGGGCCGAGGCCAATGAAGGGGCCATCAAGCTTGTCAGGCGGTTTTTTCAGGCAAAGGGTGAGACCGACAGATTTAAAATTATCACCATGCAGCAAAGTTTTCACGGGCGGACCATGGCGACCTTGTCCGCCACAGGCCAGGACAAAATCAAAAAGGGGTTTTATCCTCTGTTGGAAGGATTTGTTCATGTCCCCTTTAATGATATTGATGCGCTGAAATCCGCTTTGGACGATACGGTGTGTGCGGTGATGATGGAGCCTGTGCAGGGGGAGGGCGGGGTGATTCCTTCTGATCCCGAATATCTTAAATCGGTAAGACAGCTTTGCACGGATACCGGCACCCTGCTGATTTTTGATGAAATTCAGACCGGCATGGGGCGTTGCGGTACATTATTCGCCCATGAGTCCTATGGAGTGACACCTGACATCATGACGCTTGCCAAGGCGCTTGCCAATGGGGTGCCCATCGGAGCCATGCTGGCCACCGAATCGGCGGCATCAGGCTTTGAAGTGGGCAGTCATGGGTCAACCTTTGGCGGTACGCCCCTTGCCACTGCCGCGGCCCTTGAGGTCGTTCGTTTGATATCCGAAAAGAATTTTTTGGCATCTGTGTGCGAAAAAAGTGCGTATTTTTTTGGGCAGCTTAATTCTTTAAAAGAAAAGCATAAAAAAGTGGTGGATGTCAGGGGGAAAGGCTTGCTTATCGGTATGGAACTTGATGTTTCCAAAGGGAAAACCGCCTCAGAGTATATGTCTGAGTGCTTCAAAAAAGGCTTTATTATTAATGCGATTCAAGATAGAATTCTTAGATTTGCACCGCCCCTTATTATAGGAAACGCCGAAATTAATCAGCTGGTTGCCGTACTGGACAGCCTGCTTGCAGGAGAAGATTAG
- the thiC gene encoding phosphomethylpyrimidine synthase ThiC gives MSQSYTTQMDAARKGILTPQMEQVLANESISKEELMEGLAQGRIAIPANRHHLNLKAAGVGKGLKTKINVNLGVSKDVCCFDSEINKAQLAVDYQADAVMDLSVSGETEKFRKRLVEQIPVMIGTVPIYDTLTRTGKPTEEITLDEWFETVEIHAANGIDFITIHAGLNQKCAQSVKTNPRLCGIVSRGGSILFEWMEKTGNENPFYEHFDRLLDICQAHDVCISLGDGLRPGAIKDSTDAPQIQELITLGELTKRAWEKNVQVMIEGPGHVPLHEVEMNMKLQKKLCHNAPFYVLGPLVTDIAPGYDHITSAIGGALAAMHGADFLCYVTPAEHLRLPTADDVKEGIMASRIAAHAGDLAKGLKGAEVIDHKMSKARGELDWDGQFDCALDPEKAREYRKSSEPDEKEVCTMCGDFCAVKRTANLLKQQVSS, from the coding sequence ATGTCACAGTCATATACGACCCAGATGGATGCAGCCAGAAAAGGTATTCTCACCCCGCAGATGGAGCAGGTGCTTGCCAATGAATCCATTTCAAAAGAGGAACTCATGGAAGGTCTTGCCCAGGGCCGAATTGCTATTCCGGCCAATAGACATCATTTAAACCTGAAAGCGGCAGGTGTGGGAAAAGGGCTTAAGACTAAGATTAACGTCAATTTGGGTGTATCCAAAGATGTCTGCTGTTTTGATTCGGAAATAAATAAAGCGCAACTGGCTGTCGATTACCAGGCCGATGCCGTTATGGACCTGAGTGTGTCCGGTGAGACCGAAAAGTTTCGTAAACGTCTGGTAGAACAGATTCCTGTAATGATCGGTACGGTGCCTATCTATGACACGTTAACCCGCACCGGAAAGCCCACAGAGGAGATCACCCTGGACGAGTGGTTTGAAACCGTTGAGATCCATGCCGCCAACGGGATTGATTTCATTACCATCCATGCCGGGCTCAATCAAAAATGCGCTCAAAGCGTTAAGACGAATCCCAGATTGTGCGGCATTGTCAGTCGGGGCGGGTCTATCCTGTTCGAATGGATGGAAAAAACCGGCAATGAAAATCCTTTTTATGAGCACTTTGATCGGCTTCTGGACATTTGTCAGGCCCATGATGTCTGCATCAGCCTGGGGGATGGGCTTCGGCCCGGTGCCATCAAAGATTCAACAGATGCGCCCCAGATTCAGGAGCTGATCACTTTAGGGGAACTGACCAAACGGGCTTGGGAAAAAAATGTACAGGTTATGATTGAGGGACCGGGGCATGTACCGTTGCATGAGGTGGAAATGAATATGAAACTTCAGAAAAAGCTTTGCCACAATGCCCCGTTTTATGTGCTTGGTCCCCTGGTTACCGACATTGCCCCCGGCTATGATCATATTACGTCAGCCATCGGTGGTGCCTTGGCTGCCATGCATGGCGCCGACTTTTTATGTTACGTTACCCCGGCTGAACATCTGCGGCTGCCCACTGCAGATGATGTTAAGGAAGGGATTATGGCATCCCGGATTGCCGCCCATGCCGGAGATCTGGCCAAAGGCCTTAAAGGGGCCGAGGTTATCGATCATAAAATGAGCAAAGCCCGTGGTGAACTGGACTGGGATGGTCAGTTCGATTGTGCCCTGGATCCGGAAAAGGCCAGGGAATACCGCAAGTCGTCCGAGCCTGATGAAAAAGAGGTGTGTACCATGTGTGGTGATTTTTGTGCGGTTAAACGTACGGCGAATCTGCTTAAACAGCAGGTTTCATCCTGA
- the hslV gene encoding ATP-dependent protease subunit HslV, protein MDNQQFHGTTILAIRTRDMVVVAGDGQVTLGHVVTKHKARKVRRIYNNQIITGFAGATADALTLAEKLEEKLDQFSGSLTRACVELAREWRTDKYLRRLEAMMIAADKENLYLLSGNGDVIEPDEGVISIGSGSTAAQAAATALIENTDLEPVQIVEKAMKIAGDICIYTNHHVTIETIGNN, encoded by the coding sequence ATGGATAATCAACAATTTCACGGCACCACAATTCTTGCCATCAGAACCAGAGACATGGTAGTGGTTGCAGGTGATGGACAGGTTACGTTAGGGCATGTTGTAACAAAACACAAAGCCCGCAAGGTCAGGCGAATTTATAACAACCAGATTATTACCGGATTTGCAGGGGCTACGGCAGATGCCCTGACCCTGGCAGAAAAGCTTGAGGAAAAACTGGACCAGTTCAGCGGCAGCTTAACCCGGGCCTGTGTGGAACTTGCCCGGGAGTGGCGTACGGATAAATATCTTCGGCGACTTGAGGCCATGATGATTGCAGCCGATAAAGAAAACCTGTATCTTCTGTCAGGCAACGGGGATGTTATTGAGCCCGATGAAGGTGTCATAAGTATTGGGTCCGGCAGCACTGCAGCCCAGGCGGCGGCGACTGCTCTGATCGAAAATACGGATCTTGAACCGGTGCAGATTGTGGAAAAAGCCATGAAAATTGCAGGTGATATCTGCATATACACCAATCACCATGTGACAATAGAAACGATTGGAAATAACTAA
- a CDS encoding uracil-DNA glycosylase: MDNFNGNAVQTSSCGQGLVQTLNALSQFLKFQKRLGNHSMTLGQEASRIIDTWGTPSWPPPPFVAQGPEDASVVLVDSEGTFFEGEPGSLLVKMLAAMHLSPSDVYICNTADNGVLTRHLLTQKPSVVVAFGQNACQMIKGTNEPLAKVRGHFFQCHGVPVMATHHPLSLVKTPALKRQAWEDLKQVMGCTGLDRHDP, encoded by the coding sequence ATGGATAATTTTAATGGGAACGCTGTCCAAACTTCGAGTTGCGGTCAAGGGCTTGTACAGACACTTAATGCGTTAAGTCAGTTTCTGAAATTTCAAAAGCGCTTGGGTAACCACTCCATGACCCTGGGGCAGGAGGCCTCTCGCATTATTGACACATGGGGAACGCCTTCATGGCCGCCTCCGCCTTTTGTGGCCCAGGGACCGGAAGATGCCTCTGTCGTCCTGGTGGACAGTGAGGGAACCTTTTTTGAGGGAGAGCCCGGCTCGCTTTTAGTAAAAATGCTTGCAGCCATGCATCTTTCACCTTCAGATGTGTATATCTGTAATACTGCTGACAATGGGGTGCTTACCCGGCATCTATTAACCCAAAAACCAAGCGTCGTGGTGGCATTCGGCCAAAATGCCTGTCAGATGATTAAGGGAACAAATGAGCCCTTAGCAAAGGTCCGGGGACATTTTTTTCAATGCCACGGGGTACCGGTCATGGCCACACACCATCCTTTATCTCTTGTGAAAACCCCTGCTCTGAAACGTCAGGCCTGGGAAGATCTTAAACAGGTCATGGGCTGTACAGGATTGGACCGCCATGATCCTTGA
- the argB gene encoding acetylglutamate kinase: MKNTVADILIEALPYIREFSGKTVVIKYGGHAMVDEELKTKFSKDICLLKTIGVNPVVVHGGGPQINEVLKTMGITSTFIKGMRYTDNATMDVVEMVLGGKVNKDVVSRINLEGGRAVGLSGKDAGLILAEKMTIYHQEDESKPPEIIDPGMVGDVSRVNPEIIHTLTAQGFIPIIAPVGVGSKGETYNINADVVAARIASALNAERLILVTDVDGVLNSDKALISSVNEPQAREMIRDNLISGGMIPKVECGLSALNAGVKKAHIINGKIAHAVLLELFTDSGIGTQLFAGDL; encoded by the coding sequence ATGAAAAACACTGTTGCGGATATATTAATAGAGGCATTGCCTTATATTCGGGAATTTTCCGGAAAAACCGTGGTGATCAAGTATGGCGGACACGCCATGGTGGATGAAGAATTGAAAACTAAATTCTCCAAGGATATCTGTTTGCTGAAAACCATTGGGGTTAATCCGGTGGTGGTCCATGGCGGCGGTCCCCAGATCAATGAGGTGCTTAAAACCATGGGGATCACTTCCACTTTTATCAAGGGCATGCGTTACACTGACAATGCCACCATGGATGTGGTGGAGATGGTTTTAGGCGGTAAAGTGAACAAGGATGTGGTGTCTAGGATCAACTTGGAAGGCGGTAGAGCCGTGGGGCTTTCAGGTAAAGATGCCGGATTGATTTTGGCAGAAAAAATGACCATTTATCACCAGGAAGATGAAAGCAAACCGCCTGAAATCATTGATCCGGGCATGGTGGGGGATGTATCCCGTGTAAACCCTGAAATCATTCACACGCTAACGGCCCAGGGTTTTATTCCCATCATTGCACCTGTGGGCGTGGGCAGCAAAGGCGAGACCTATAATATTAATGCGGATGTGGTGGCGGCAAGGATCGCCAGTGCCCTGAATGCCGAACGCCTTATTCTGGTCACGGATGTGGACGGGGTGCTGAATAGTGACAAGGCACTGATCTCATCGGTGAACGAACCCCAGGCCCGGGAGATGATTCGGGATAACTTGATTTCCGGGGGCATGATTCCCAAGGTGGAATGCGGACTCTCCGCCTTGAATGCCGGCGTTAAAAAAGCCCATATCATTAACGGAAAAATTGCCCATGCTGTTTTGCTTGAACTGTTTACGGATTCTGGTATCGGTACTCAGTTATTTGCGGGTGATCTTTAA
- the coaBC gene encoding bifunctional phosphopantothenoylcysteine decarboxylase/phosphopantothenate--cysteine ligase CoaBC, producing the protein MTLNGKHIFLGVTGGIAAYKCVELLRLFKKAGADVVVAMTQAAARFVGPTTFEVLSENPVLLDLWEGPGSGVAHIEVASKSDLAVIAPATANCIGKLAHGIADDALTTTMLAMTCPVLVCPSMNTDMYQNIRVQKNLDLLEETGIHILDPDSGALACKTSGAGRLPEPWFIFDRACALFYKNDLKGKTVLVSAGPTVEPIDPVRFISNHSSGKMGYAVAGAAEKRGANVVLVSGPVSLDPPVGVTCVSVGSCDQMYDAMFDHLDQADIIIKVAAVGDFKPISVQGHKIKKTGDQDRMTLELTQNKDILKAIGLKKRTDQYLVGFAAETRDLETYAVGKMEKKQLDMIAANIVGKSGSGFKADTNKVKLFTRDGQVTDLPLMTKEKVAHAILDAVVQAIS; encoded by the coding sequence ATGACATTAAATGGTAAGCACATTTTTTTAGGTGTGACCGGCGGCATTGCAGCGTATAAATGCGTTGAACTGCTTCGGCTTTTCAAAAAGGCCGGGGCTGATGTGGTTGTGGCCATGACCCAGGCGGCTGCTCGGTTTGTGGGGCCTACTACGTTTGAAGTCCTTTCCGAAAATCCGGTGCTGTTGGATTTGTGGGAAGGGCCCGGCTCCGGCGTTGCCCATATTGAAGTGGCGTCTAAGTCGGATCTTGCCGTCATCGCACCTGCCACGGCCAACTGCATCGGCAAGCTGGCTCACGGTATTGCTGACGATGCCTTGACCACCACAATGTTAGCCATGACCTGCCCGGTTTTGGTCTGTCCGTCTATGAATACGGACATGTACCAGAATATAAGGGTGCAGAAAAACCTGGATTTGCTGGAAGAAACAGGTATTCATATCCTGGACCCGGATTCAGGAGCCCTTGCCTGTAAAACCTCAGGTGCCGGACGTCTGCCGGAGCCCTGGTTCATTTTTGACCGGGCCTGCGCACTTTTTTACAAAAATGATCTTAAAGGAAAAACCGTTCTGGTTTCTGCCGGACCCACGGTGGAACCCATTGACCCGGTACGGTTTATAAGCAACCATTCTTCGGGTAAAATGGGATACGCCGTTGCCGGAGCCGCGGAAAAAAGAGGGGCAAATGTCGTTTTGGTGTCCGGCCCCGTCAGCCTTGATCCACCTGTCGGTGTGACGTGTGTCTCTGTGGGATCCTGCGACCAGATGTATGATGCCATGTTTGATCACCTGGATCAGGCCGACATCATTATTAAGGTGGCGGCTGTGGGGGATTTTAAACCTATTTCCGTTCAGGGCCATAAGATTAAAAAAACCGGGGATCAGGATCGTATGACTCTTGAATTGACTCAAAACAAGGATATTTTAAAGGCCATTGGGCTCAAGAAGAGAACAGATCAATATCTGGTCGGTTTTGCTGCGGAGACCCGTGACCTTGAAACCTATGCCGTGGGCAAGATGGAAAAAAAACAGCTGGACATGATTGCCGCCAATATTGTGGGCAAAAGCGGTTCCGGTTTTAAAGCGGACACCAATAAAGTCAAACTATTTACCCGGGACGGTCAGGTAACGGATTTGCCTTTGATGACCAAGGAGAAGGTGGCCCACGCCATTCTGGATGCGGTTGTCCAGGCGATTTCTTAA
- a CDS encoding tyrosine recombinase XerC: MILDDYLMTLEAEKGYSAHTLRAYFTDIKSFILFYLEICNCEEENWQQAFAKRVQQVDKIIVRRYLAAQTALKKSKKTLSRRLSALKSFFDYLVRSGVIGLNPADTIPFPKLEKTLPKAMGIDDIFRLLDTMTCDSWMDKRNLAMFETFYSTGMRIGELHMLNMQDIDFHAGLIRVLGKGNKSRIMPVGRRALDAVQVYRADLKQDFSAVFLNKNFERLGRRSIRRILDKVVMECGLGLKISPHTLRHTFATHMLDAGADLRGIQEILGHASLSTTQVYTHVSMDRLMAVYDKAHPRR, translated from the coding sequence ATGATCCTTGACGACTATCTGATGACCCTGGAGGCTGAAAAAGGGTATTCCGCCCATACGCTTCGGGCTTATTTTACGGATATAAAAAGCTTTATCCTTTTTTATTTGGAGATCTGCAACTGCGAAGAGGAAAACTGGCAACAGGCCTTTGCAAAAAGAGTTCAACAGGTGGACAAGATAATCGTGCGCAGATATCTTGCCGCCCAGACCGCCTTGAAAAAAAGTAAAAAAACCCTTTCAAGGCGTTTGTCCGCCTTAAAATCGTTTTTTGATTACCTGGTCCGGTCCGGGGTGATTGGGTTGAATCCGGCGGATACCATCCCCTTTCCAAAACTTGAGAAAACCCTTCCCAAGGCCATGGGTATTGATGATATTTTCAGGCTGCTGGACACCATGACATGTGATTCCTGGATGGACAAACGCAATCTTGCCATGTTTGAGACCTTTTATTCCACAGGTATGCGCATCGGCGAGCTTCATATGCTCAACATGCAAGATATTGACTTTCATGCCGGGCTGATCCGGGTTCTGGGCAAGGGAAACAAATCTCGTATCATGCCCGTGGGCAGGCGGGCCCTTGATGCTGTTCAAGTTTATCGGGCTGATCTTAAGCAAGATTTCTCAGCCGTATTTTTAAATAAAAATTTTGAGCGTCTCGGCAGGCGCTCAATCCGTCGCATTCTTGACAAGGTGGTTATGGAATGCGGTTTAGGCTTAAAAATATCCCCCCACACCCTGCGGCATACGTTTGCGACTCATATGCTGGATGCCGGTGCCGATCTTCGGGGGATTCAGGAAATTCTCGGCCATGCCAGCCTGTCCACCACCCAGGTGTATACCCATGTGAGCATGGATCGCCTGATGGCAGTGTACGATAAAGCCCATCCCCGACGCTAA
- the hslU gene encoding ATP-dependent protease ATPase subunit HslU — protein sequence MKDLKPHQIVTELDKYIIGQNDAKKSVAVALRNRWRRRQLEPDLQDEIAPKNIILIGPTGVGKTEIARRLANLTDSPFYKVEASKFTEVGYVGRDVESMIRDLVELTVNMLKGRQQEAVQEKALKIARERVLDILLPSQKSNPAFGFDTGGETSQKPDDNTSEHTRKKLGQMLDDGKLDDRKIDIDVQEKNMPMVEIFSNAGMEEMGINMKDMLGNFMPKNTKSRNVKVKEALALIAQEEAAHLVDMEEVKNDAITMVEQSGIIFVDEIDKIAGKDKSHGPEVSKEGVQRDLLPIVEGSSVPTKYGTVKTDHILFIASGAFHVSKPSDLIPELQGRFPIRVELSSLGASEFARILTEPKNALVLQYIALLRTEGVQLSFTQEAVDRIAQIAVEVNSSMENIGARRLHTLMERLLEEILFDAPDVAETTITIDADFVEKQLADIARNQDLSRYIL from the coding sequence ATGAAGGACCTAAAACCCCATCAAATTGTAACTGAACTGGACAAATATATTATCGGCCAGAACGACGCCAAAAAATCAGTGGCTGTGGCGTTAAGAAACCGATGGCGACGGCGGCAGCTGGAACCGGATCTACAGGATGAAATAGCGCCTAAAAATATCATCCTCATCGGGCCTACAGGGGTAGGCAAAACCGAGATTGCCCGCCGCCTTGCTAATTTGACGGATTCCCCTTTTTACAAGGTGGAGGCCTCCAAATTTACAGAGGTGGGCTATGTGGGCCGGGATGTGGAGTCCATGATTCGGGATTTGGTGGAGCTTACCGTGAACATGCTCAAAGGGCGTCAGCAGGAGGCGGTGCAAGAAAAGGCACTCAAAATCGCTCGGGAGCGGGTGCTTGATATTCTTTTACCTTCCCAAAAAAGCAACCCGGCATTTGGGTTTGATACAGGTGGAGAGACGTCGCAAAAGCCTGATGATAATACTTCGGAGCATACCCGGAAAAAGCTGGGTCAAATGCTTGATGACGGTAAGCTTGACGACCGTAAAATAGATATTGATGTCCAGGAGAAAAATATGCCCATGGTGGAGATTTTCTCCAATGCCGGTATGGAGGAGATGGGCATCAACATGAAGGATATGCTTGGCAACTTCATGCCTAAAAATACCAAGAGCCGCAATGTGAAGGTCAAAGAGGCCTTGGCTCTGATTGCCCAGGAAGAGGCTGCCCATCTGGTGGATATGGAAGAGGTGAAAAACGATGCTATTACCATGGTAGAGCAGTCCGGTATTATTTTCGTTGACGAGATCGATAAAATTGCGGGTAAAGACAAGAGCCATGGACCGGAAGTGTCTAAAGAAGGGGTGCAAAGGGATCTGTTGCCCATTGTGGAAGGCAGTTCCGTGCCCACCAAATACGGCACTGTGAAAACAGATCATATTCTGTTTATCGCCTCTGGTGCTTTCCATGTGTCCAAACCCTCGGATCTGATTCCGGAATTGCAAGGCCGGTTTCCCATTCGAGTTGAGCTTTCCTCGTTGGGTGCATCGGAGTTTGCACGTATCCTCACGGAGCCTAAAAATGCTCTGGTGCTGCAATATATTGCTTTGTTGCGCACCGAAGGGGTTCAATTAAGTTTTACCCAGGAGGCTGTGGATAGAATCGCCCAGATTGCCGTTGAGGTGAATTCTTCCATGGAAAACATCGGCGCAAGGCGGCTGCATACACTCATGGAGCGGTTGCTTGAAGAGATTTTATTCGATGCCCCGGATGTCGCGGAAACGACGATTACCATTGATGCTGATTTTGTTGAAAAACAGTTGGCAGATATTGCCAGAAACCAGGATTTAAGCAGGTATATATTATGA